From Mobula birostris isolate sMobBir1 chromosome 8, sMobBir1.hap1, whole genome shotgun sequence, the proteins below share one genomic window:
- the pkdcca gene encoding extracellular tyrosine-protein kinase PKDCC isoform X3 yields the protein MKRRKIAIAAGFCFSFFLGTLLNLLFIPGFDHHHQQQRLEQTVQDHLSNEPPVLLNGVTDQDLLKQIKERYEEVVRYRQQSAPAAATGRLARPLERRLMDLAQNSSPDQPQPQHQQQQQRSPDFRESKTLTVQGVNTFASSSPKADFQFRSLPLSCSDINNASSVHYLGSGYTKAVYKAVLNETLAVALKSVDFEGHDMENCVKHFGTLKDCYRLASYKLVKEMTLLQRLQHTNILKLYGFCYQDSNHIADTLTTITELGSPLEMIQLLQTSWEERFRICLSLIRLLHYLAHSPLGSVTLLDFRPRQFVIVDGELKVTDLDDASINETPCLRNSDCFMEFPARNFTLTCSLEGICQRMNEKRNLYNAYRFFFTYLLPHSAPSSLRSLLDNVVNATGELRWGIEETLAQLEEVLYLFKSGLYLQNVTRSKTSDAVGQHSGIHFTF from the exons ATGAAACGCAGAAAGATTGCCATCGCCGCTGGGTTTTGCTTTTCATTCTTCCTGGGCACTTTACTGAATTTGTTATTTATCCCTGGTTTTGATCATCACCATCAGCAACAGCGTTTAGAACAGACCGTCCAGGATCACCTCAGCAACGAACCGCCTGTGCTTCTGAACGGAGTGACCGACCAAGACCTGTTGAAGCAAATTAAAGAAAGATACGAGGAGGTTGTCCGCTATCGGCAGCAGTCAGCTCCTGCAGCGGCTACGGGGAGACTAGCCAGACCGCTGGAAAGACGCTTGATGGACCTAGCGCAGAACAGCTCCCCAGATCAGCCCCAACCCCAgcatcagcagcagcagcagaggaGCCCGGATTTTCGCGAGagcaaaacattaactgttcaaGGAGTAAACACCTTCGCTTCCAGTAGCCCGAAGGCTGACTTTCAGTTCCGGTCCCTTCCCTTAAGCTGCTCAGATATTAATAATGCAAGCAGTGTCCATTATTTGGGCTCTGGATACACAAAAGCAGTATACAAAGCCGTTCTTAACGAGACCCTGGCGGTGGCCTTAAAATCGGTGGACTTTGAAGGACACGACATGGAAAACTGCGTTAAGCACTTTGGGACACTGAAAGATTGCTACCGACTGGCGTCGTATAAACTTGTCAAAGAAATGACACTTTTACAAcggctacagcatacaaatattcTTAAG CTCTATGGATTCTGCTACCAGGATAGTAATCACATTGCTGACACATTAACCACTATTACAGAGCTTGGATCCCCTTTGGAGATGATTCAGCTTTTACAGACTTCATGGGAGGAGAGATTTCGA ATATGTTTGAGCTTGATACGGTTATTGCACTACTTGGCCCATTCTCCTCTTGGCTCAGTAACGCTGCTAGACTTCCGCCCTCGCCAATTTGTCATCGTTGATGGTGAACTCAAAGTGACGGACTTGGACGACGCCAGCATCAATGAAACACCATGCTTGAGGAACAGTGATTGTTTTATGGAGTTTCCTGCCCGAAATTTCACCTTAACCTGCTCGTTGGAAGGCATATGTCAAAGGATGAATGAAAAGCGCAATCTCTACAATGCCTATAG GTTTTTCTTTACCTATCTCTTGCCACACAGTGCCCCATCGAGTCTACGATCATTACTGGATAACGTAGTGAATGCTACGG GGGAGTTGCGCTGGGGCATTGAAGAGACATTGGCTCAGCTTGAGGAAGTCCTGTACCTATTCAAGAGTGGATTATATCTGCAGAATGTCACAAGAAGCAAAACCTCTG ATGCAGTTGGTCAACACTCTGGGATCCACTTCACTTTTTAA
- the pkdcca gene encoding extracellular tyrosine-protein kinase PKDCC isoform X4: protein MKRRKIAIAAGFCFSFFLGTLLNLLFIPGFDHHHQQQRLEQTVQDHLSNEPPVLLNGVTDQDLLKQIKERYEEVVRYRQQSAPAAATGRLARPLERRLMDLAQNSSPDQPQPQHQQQQQRSPDFRESKTLTVQGVNTFASSSPKADFQFRSLPLSCSDINNASSVHYLGSGYTKAVYKAVLNETLAVALKSVDFEGHDMENCVKHFGTLKDCYRLASYKLVKEMTLLQRLQHTNILKLYGFCYQDSNHIADTLTTITELGSPLEMIQLLQTSWEERFRICLSLIRLLHYLAHSPLGSVTLLDFRPRQFVIVDGELKVTDLDDASINETPCLRNSDCFMEFPARNFTLTCSLEGICQRMNEKRNLYNAYRFFFTYLLPHSAPSSLRSLLDNVVNATGELRWGIEETLAQLEEVLYLFKSGLYLQNVTRSKTSVAPSRITRTCSG from the exons ATGAAACGCAGAAAGATTGCCATCGCCGCTGGGTTTTGCTTTTCATTCTTCCTGGGCACTTTACTGAATTTGTTATTTATCCCTGGTTTTGATCATCACCATCAGCAACAGCGTTTAGAACAGACCGTCCAGGATCACCTCAGCAACGAACCGCCTGTGCTTCTGAACGGAGTGACCGACCAAGACCTGTTGAAGCAAATTAAAGAAAGATACGAGGAGGTTGTCCGCTATCGGCAGCAGTCAGCTCCTGCAGCGGCTACGGGGAGACTAGCCAGACCGCTGGAAAGACGCTTGATGGACCTAGCGCAGAACAGCTCCCCAGATCAGCCCCAACCCCAgcatcagcagcagcagcagaggaGCCCGGATTTTCGCGAGagcaaaacattaactgttcaaGGAGTAAACACCTTCGCTTCCAGTAGCCCGAAGGCTGACTTTCAGTTCCGGTCCCTTCCCTTAAGCTGCTCAGATATTAATAATGCAAGCAGTGTCCATTATTTGGGCTCTGGATACACAAAAGCAGTATACAAAGCCGTTCTTAACGAGACCCTGGCGGTGGCCTTAAAATCGGTGGACTTTGAAGGACACGACATGGAAAACTGCGTTAAGCACTTTGGGACACTGAAAGATTGCTACCGACTGGCGTCGTATAAACTTGTCAAAGAAATGACACTTTTACAAcggctacagcatacaaatattcTTAAG CTCTATGGATTCTGCTACCAGGATAGTAATCACATTGCTGACACATTAACCACTATTACAGAGCTTGGATCCCCTTTGGAGATGATTCAGCTTTTACAGACTTCATGGGAGGAGAGATTTCGA ATATGTTTGAGCTTGATACGGTTATTGCACTACTTGGCCCATTCTCCTCTTGGCTCAGTAACGCTGCTAGACTTCCGCCCTCGCCAATTTGTCATCGTTGATGGTGAACTCAAAGTGACGGACTTGGACGACGCCAGCATCAATGAAACACCATGCTTGAGGAACAGTGATTGTTTTATGGAGTTTCCTGCCCGAAATTTCACCTTAACCTGCTCGTTGGAAGGCATATGTCAAAGGATGAATGAAAAGCGCAATCTCTACAATGCCTATAG GTTTTTCTTTACCTATCTCTTGCCACACAGTGCCCCATCGAGTCTACGATCATTACTGGATAACGTAGTGAATGCTACGG GGGAGTTGCGCTGGGGCATTGAAGAGACATTGGCTCAGCTTGAGGAAGTCCTGTACCTATTCAAGAGTGGATTATATCTGCAGAATGTCACAAGAAGCAAAACCTCTG ttgcaccatctcggatcacaagaacctgcagcggatag